A genomic stretch from Deinococcus aquiradiocola includes:
- a CDS encoding DUF1684 domain-containing protein codes for MTVTEAATWTDLLDWRRRVQRQYAALHGLSVPERADRHAAFVQERERLFRTHPQSPVPPEARADRPLPYWPYDAGLAFTAALEALPEERFVIPTSTGQDMPLVRFARLSLPFGTLDAYWIDVYGGGVFVPFRDRTSGRETYGGGRYLLDTVKGADLGAGPDGRLVLDFNFAYHPSCYYDHRWSCPLAPPANVLNVEIRAGERAPTPT; via the coding sequence ATGACCGTCACCGAAGCTGCCACCTGGACTGACCTGCTCGACTGGAGACGCCGCGTGCAGCGGCAGTACGCGGCCCTCCACGGCCTGAGCGTCCCGGAACGCGCCGATCGGCACGCGGCGTTCGTGCAGGAGCGCGAGCGGCTGTTCCGGACGCACCCGCAGTCGCCGGTGCCGCCGGAGGCGCGCGCGGACCGCCCCCTGCCCTACTGGCCGTACGACGCGGGGCTGGCGTTCACGGCGGCACTGGAGGCCCTGCCGGAGGAGCGGTTCGTGATTCCCACCAGCACCGGGCAGGACATGCCGCTCGTGCGCTTCGCGCGCCTGAGCCTGCCGTTCGGGACGCTGGACGCGTACTGGATCGACGTGTACGGCGGCGGGGTGTTCGTGCCGTTCCGTGACCGGACGAGTGGGCGGGAAACGTACGGCGGTGGCCGCTACCTGCTGGACACCGTGAAGGGTGCGGATCTCGGAGCAGGCCCGGACGGCCGACTGGTGCTGGATTTCAATTTCGCGTACCACCCGTCCTGCTATTACGATCACCGCTGGAGCTGCCCGCTCGCGCCGCCCGCGAACGTGCTGAACGTGGAGATTCGTGCCGGAGAGCGCGCCCCGACCCCCACCTGA
- a CDS encoding PA2169 family four-helix-bundle protein — MNNEQIGDALKKLSGTLRDGEKGFADAAEKAEAADLKSMFSSLSQERASLASDLEPLTRQYGETPREGGSVGAALHRGWLNVRDALTGSDDYAVVAEAERGEDVAKGNYEEVLKDELPADVRSVVEAQYAKIKASHDKVRDLKHTMEAARNK, encoded by the coding sequence ATGAACAACGAACAGATCGGTGACGCCCTGAAGAAACTGTCCGGCACGCTGCGCGACGGCGAGAAAGGCTTCGCGGACGCGGCCGAGAAGGCCGAAGCCGCCGACCTCAAGAGCATGTTCTCCAGCCTCAGCCAGGAGCGCGCCTCGCTCGCCTCGGACCTCGAACCTCTCACCCGCCAGTACGGTGAGACGCCCCGCGAGGGCGGCAGCGTCGGCGCGGCCCTGCACCGCGGCTGGCTGAACGTCCGTGACGCCCTGACCGGCAGCGACGACTACGCCGTCGTCGCCGAGGCCGAACGCGGCGAGGACGTCGCGAAAGGCAACTACGAGGAAGTCCTGAAAGACGAGCTGCCTGCCGACGTGCGCTCGGTGGTCGAGGCGCAGTACGCCAAGATCAAGGCCAGCCACGACAAGGTGCGCGACCTGAAGCACACCATGGAAGCGGCCCGCAACAAGTAA
- a CDS encoding helix-turn-helix transcriptional regulator, translating into MYDPSMRVLTVLELLQEHEEITGQELARHLEVSARTVQRYVARLQDLGVPVEGRRGVGGAYRLRPGYRLPPLMFTAQEATSVALGLQALHLLGLDSLTPATTGARSKLRRALPAALREQVQALEQAVQFGQGDGVRTDAALLAALTVAVQQGRTVTFRYPPTGPDREARGPQTRRVNVYRALHHWGRWYAVGQCHLRGALRSFRLDRMTDLQICPERFVPPPDFDALGVLLAMPDPVHTVEVWLDAPPHALRARLHTWGAALEPDGTGTRLHCQRDDLHSFAAHLLTLGCDFRVHRPAALLDALQDHQRRCATALGARNGPGVTA; encoded by the coding sequence ATGTACGACCCCTCCATGCGGGTGCTGACGGTCCTGGAACTCCTTCAGGAGCACGAGGAGATCACCGGGCAGGAACTCGCGCGCCACCTGGAGGTCAGCGCGCGTACCGTGCAGCGGTACGTGGCACGGCTGCAGGACCTCGGCGTGCCCGTCGAGGGTCGGCGCGGCGTCGGCGGCGCGTACCGGCTGCGGCCCGGCTACCGGCTCCCGCCCCTGATGTTCACGGCGCAGGAGGCCACCAGCGTCGCGCTCGGCCTGCAGGCCCTGCACCTGCTGGGCCTGGACTCCCTCACGCCCGCCACGACCGGCGCCCGCAGCAAACTGCGCCGCGCCCTGCCCGCCGCGCTTCGCGAACAGGTGCAGGCGCTGGAGCAGGCCGTGCAGTTCGGGCAGGGGGACGGCGTGCGGACGGACGCTGCGCTGCTCGCGGCCCTCACGGTCGCCGTGCAGCAGGGCCGCACCGTCACCTTCCGCTACCCGCCCACCGGGCCAGACCGTGAGGCGCGCGGTCCACAGACGCGGCGCGTGAACGTGTACCGCGCCCTGCATCACTGGGGCCGCTGGTACGCGGTCGGGCAATGCCACCTGCGCGGCGCGCTCCGCAGCTTCCGGCTCGACCGCATGACCGACCTGCAGATCTGCCCGGAGCGCTTCGTGCCGCCGCCCGATTTCGATGCCCTCGGCGTGCTGCTCGCCATGCCGGACCCCGTACACACCGTCGAGGTGTGGCTGGACGCCCCGCCTCACGCCCTGCGCGCCCGCCTGCACACCTGGGGTGCCGCCCTGGAGCCCGACGGAACCGGGACGCGTCTGCACTGCCAGCGGGACGACCTGCACAGCTTTGCGGCACACCTCCTGACCCTCGGCTGCGACTTTCGCGTGCACCGCCCCGCCGCCCTGCTGGACGCCCTGCAGGACCACCAGCGGCGCTGCGCCACCGCCCTCGGCGCCCGGAACGGACCCGGCGTGACTGCCTGA